One Caldanaerobius fijiensis DSM 17918 genomic region harbors:
- a CDS encoding AIR synthase related protein — MIERYRDTLIMYIGNEAIIVTCDSLGSIGNKKYDKLHVDEEIVGRMTVKVALSEALSLGAKPVIISDTISNEMNPTGIKIINGIEKELNENGLTDVILTGSTEENFVTQMTAIGITVISKADRSKLKIKKVRSGMHIALIGYPRVGKEVINYNDILTLKDYINISNTPDIVEAVPVGSKGIKYELSVLAEIYGYRIDMENHGYFDMSKSGGPATCAIIVYDKKNEDNIKKITDKPFTYLGRFLA; from the coding sequence ATGATAGAAAGGTATAGAGATACGCTGATCATGTATATTGGCAATGAAGCTATCATAGTTACTTGTGATAGCCTCGGTTCAATAGGCAATAAGAAATATGATAAATTACATGTTGACGAGGAAATAGTTGGAAGAATGACAGTAAAAGTAGCTCTATCTGAAGCACTATCTCTTGGTGCAAAACCTGTAATTATATCCGACACTATATCAAACGAAATGAATCCTACGGGTATAAAAATCATAAACGGTATTGAAAAGGAACTAAATGAAAATGGTTTAACGGACGTAATCTTAACAGGAAGCACTGAAGAAAACTTTGTTACACAGATGACAGCAATAGGAATAACTGTAATAAGCAAAGCAGACCGTTCAAAGCTCAAGATTAAAAAAGTTCGCAGTGGCATGCATATTGCGCTAATTGGATACCCGCGGGTAGGAAAAGAGGTAATCAATTATAATGATATACTGACATTGAAGGATTATATAAATATATCAAATACTCCTGATATTGTAGAAGCTGTGCCTGTTGGTTCTAAAGGGATAAAGTATGAATTATCTGTACTCGCTGAAATATATGGATATAGAATTGATATGGAAAATCATGGTTACTTTGATATGTCAAAATCTGGAGGTCCAGCCACATGTGCCATTATTGTATATGACAAGAAAAATGAAGACAATATAAAAAAAATTACGGATAAACCATTTACTTATTTAGGAAGATTTTTGGCATAG
- a CDS encoding ECF transporter S component has protein sequence MLAMLIALSAVGALIKIFNTVAFDSLPGYLAALYLGGGYGATVISLGHMLTAITTGFPLGITNHIYIAIQMAIYAYLFRLAYKKFNIYIAVAIGTVLNGPIATLLMVPVFGWGFFVSWVLPLTIGSFVNVLLAGILYKILIKWGIVYDRKV, from the coding sequence TTGCTGGCAATGCTTATAGCTCTCAGCGCAGTAGGCGCTCTTATCAAGATTTTCAATACTGTGGCGTTTGACTCACTGCCTGGATATCTTGCAGCACTTTACCTAGGTGGAGGCTACGGCGCTACAGTAATAAGTCTGGGACATATGTTAACAGCTATTACGACAGGTTTCCCGCTTGGTATCACTAATCACATCTATATAGCAATTCAAATGGCAATATATGCATACTTATTCAGGCTTGCCTACAAAAAATTTAATATCTACATAGCTGTTGCTATCGGTACGGTACTAAATGGGCCTATTGCAACTCTTTTGATGGTTCCAGTATTTGGTTGGGGCTTCTTCGTCAGCTGGGTTCTACCATTGACCATAGGATCTTTCGTCAATGTACTGTTGGCAGGAATCCTTTACAAAATATTAATAAAGTGGGGAATAGTTTATGATAGAAAGGTATAG
- a CDS encoding amidohydrolase family protein, with protein MDKLYENILSEVKKLPIIDTHEHLDMEEHRVKKGVDLFSLFMTHYASSDLISAGMPVEDMDKLRGNQLDIDEKWRIFKPYWERAKNTSYCQCLLIAVKDIYGVDDINDFTYQELNARIVSMNKPGLYRRILKDMSHIELSICDVYWPDPFLLDEEFYRPAVRFDEFIFVESSDDISALEKRHGRYINSLNQWVRLLEDTMKEYKEKYHICAVKSGLAYSRILRYERTDYSEAEAIFNQLLSARGVGSEFCIQTKPLQDYMMHKVVQIASEMDLPIQIHTGLQEGNGNVITNSNPSHLINLFMDYPQARFDIFHAGYPYGGELSAIVKNFPNVYADMCWAHIISREYAVRILEEWLDTIPANKIFGFGGDYIFVEGVYGHQVIARENIARALANKVEKGYIKEGQCLDIAQRLLYQNPKDFFKL; from the coding sequence ATGGATAAGCTTTATGAAAATATCTTATCTGAGGTAAAGAAGTTACCTATAATAGATACCCATGAGCACCTAGATATGGAAGAGCATAGGGTGAAAAAAGGTGTGGATTTATTTTCACTTTTTATGACCCACTATGCTTCTTCGGATCTAATATCAGCGGGAATGCCTGTTGAAGACATGGATAAGCTAAGGGGAAATCAGCTGGACATTGATGAAAAGTGGCGGATTTTTAAGCCCTACTGGGAAAGGGCAAAAAATACATCCTATTGCCAGTGTTTGTTGATAGCGGTGAAAGACATATATGGTGTAGATGATATAAACGACTTTACATACCAGGAGTTAAACGCACGTATTGTGTCTATGAATAAACCGGGTTTATACCGCCGCATCCTCAAAGATATGTCTCATATCGAATTGAGCATATGCGATGTATACTGGCCGGATCCATTTTTGCTGGACGAAGAGTTTTATCGCCCAGCAGTCAGGTTTGATGAGTTTATCTTCGTGGAATCCAGCGACGATATATCAGCTCTTGAAAAAAGACATGGGCGTTATATCAACAGCTTGAACCAGTGGGTGAGACTGCTGGAAGATACCATGAAAGAGTATAAAGAAAAATATCATATATGTGCTGTTAAGTCCGGCCTCGCTTATTCTAGGATATTGAGGTATGAGCGGACCGATTATTCAGAAGCTGAAGCCATATTTAATCAACTTTTATCAGCCAGAGGCGTCGGATCAGAATTTTGCATACAGACAAAGCCCCTGCAGGATTATATGATGCATAAAGTGGTACAGATTGCCAGTGAGATGGATTTGCCTATTCAGATACATACGGGTCTCCAAGAAGGGAACGGCAATGTAATTACAAATTCCAATCCATCCCATCTAATAAACCTATTTATGGATTACCCACAGGCGAGATTTGACATCTTTCACGCTGGTTATCCTTATGGCGGAGAATTATCAGCTATAGTAAAGAATTTTCCTAACGTCTACGCAGACATGTGCTGGGCCCACATAATATCCAGAGAGTATGCAGTTCGCATATTGGAAGAGTGGCTGGACACTATACCAGCTAACAAGATATTTGGTTTTGGTGGCGATTATATATTTGTGGAAGGTGTGTACGGGCATCAGGTCATCGCCAGAGAGAACATTGCAAGGGCATTGGCTAACAAAGTGGAAAAGGGATATATAAAAGAGGGACAATGCTTGGACATCGCACAAAGGCTATTGTACCAGAATCCAAAAGATTTTTTTAAGCTTTGA
- a CDS encoding alpha-glycosidase → MHKEAIYHRAEGSYAYPLSENEIRLILKAKRGDLKRCYVLYDDRYTGPGTEKVAEMTKVCWDTLYDYFQVDIYSDTRRIRYFFYLEGENEHIWYAEGGFSEVRPLEGHFQYPYICKADLFKEPLWTKGAVIYQIFPDRFYNGDKNNDPPGCKKWGEAPDSKSFFGGDLKGVMLKLDYLKELGIDAIYFTPIFESPSNHKYDTTDYYRVDKAFGDLDTLRQLVDEAHQRGIKIILDAVFNHCGKDFWAFKEAVSKGPGSRYWQWFNIYSYPVKVGPNPNYETFANGVYTMPKLMTYNPEVREYLLGVIKYWTKEVNLDGWRLDVANEIDHSFWREFRKIVKDINPQAFILGEVWHDALKWLEGDQFDSVMNYPWRDLVVKFFAKNTIDAEAFDCELARLRMMYTSEVVSGLVNLIDSHDTPRFLTLCKGDKRKLMLAVVFQMTYPGIPMVYYGDEIGMEGDNDPDCRRTMIWEEDKQDRDIYALYKKLISIRHSFPWLANSIYRTWHVDPLKNIYGYIREGKEERIWVLINNSGLYNTLKLPLESGGKVVDLLKGEYYDVKDGMVTIALQPYSAVVLTDVNPESVRRE, encoded by the coding sequence TTGCATAAAGAAGCAATTTATCACAGGGCTGAAGGGTCTTATGCATATCCATTAAGTGAAAATGAAATAAGGTTGATTTTAAAGGCAAAAAGGGGAGACTTAAAGAGGTGCTATGTTCTCTACGACGATAGGTATACAGGGCCGGGCACAGAAAAAGTAGCAGAGATGACGAAAGTTTGCTGGGATACTTTATATGACTATTTTCAGGTTGATATATATTCGGACACCAGGAGGATACGCTACTTTTTTTATCTGGAAGGTGAAAATGAGCATATATGGTATGCCGAAGGGGGATTCTCAGAAGTTAGGCCTTTAGAGGGTCATTTTCAATATCCTTATATATGCAAAGCAGACTTGTTTAAAGAGCCTTTATGGACTAAAGGTGCTGTTATATATCAGATATTCCCGGACAGGTTTTATAACGGTGATAAAAACAATGATCCTCCAGGTTGTAAAAAATGGGGCGAAGCTCCGGACAGTAAGTCTTTTTTTGGCGGCGATTTAAAAGGCGTAATGTTAAAGCTTGATTATTTAAAAGAGCTGGGTATTGATGCCATTTACTTTACACCGATTTTTGAATCGCCTTCCAATCATAAATACGATACTACAGATTACTATAGGGTAGATAAGGCTTTTGGAGATTTAGACACTTTAAGGCAGTTGGTGGATGAGGCGCATCAGCGCGGAATAAAAATAATTCTTGATGCCGTTTTTAATCACTGCGGCAAGGACTTTTGGGCATTTAAAGAGGCTGTATCTAAAGGTCCTGGTTCAAGATACTGGCAATGGTTCAATATTTACAGTTACCCTGTTAAAGTAGGTCCCAATCCCAATTATGAAACCTTTGCCAATGGTGTGTATACAATGCCAAAGCTCATGACCTATAATCCTGAAGTCAGAGAATACCTGCTTGGAGTAATAAAGTATTGGACAAAAGAGGTTAATTTAGATGGCTGGCGACTGGATGTTGCCAATGAGATAGACCACTCCTTTTGGAGAGAATTCAGGAAGATAGTGAAAGACATCAATCCGCAGGCGTTTATTCTAGGAGAGGTATGGCATGACGCTTTGAAGTGGTTGGAAGGAGATCAATTTGATTCAGTGATGAACTATCCGTGGAGGGATTTGGTAGTAAAGTTTTTTGCAAAGAACACCATTGATGCAGAAGCCTTTGACTGTGAACTGGCACGATTGAGGATGATGTATACCAGTGAAGTTGTATCAGGGCTTGTTAACCTCATTGATAGCCATGATACGCCGCGCTTTTTGACCCTTTGTAAGGGGGATAAAAGAAAATTGATGCTGGCAGTGGTTTTTCAGATGACGTATCCTGGGATACCGATGGTATATTATGGGGATGAAATAGGTATGGAAGGGGATAATGACCCAGATTGCCGCAGGACCATGATATGGGAGGAAGATAAACAGGATAGAGATATTTATGCTTTATATAAAAAGCTCATAAGTATACGCCATAGTTTTCCATGGCTTGCTAATTCTATTTACCGTACATGGCATGTAGATCCGCTGAAGAACATTTACGGCTATATAAGAGAGGGAAAAGAAGAGCGCATATGGGTTCTTATAAACAACAGCGGCTTATATAATACATTGAAATTGCCGTTAGAAAGCGGAGGAAAGGTTGTGGATCTCTTAAAGGGAGAATATTATGATGTAAAGGATGGAATGGTTACGATAGCTCTACAGCCTTATTCAGCAGTGGTTTTAACAGATGTGAACCCAGAATCCGTGCGGCGGGAATGA
- a CDS encoding MarR family winged helix-turn-helix transcriptional regulator, translating into MEEVSNGIKILKMLKQIMYIIKQKMKYECKDLDITGPQGILMGILTHYGEMKISDISKKLGLSNSTVSGIIDRLEKHGLVERIRSTEDRRVVYVRVTPDFKKTFQKYFSEAERRFEEAINKATPEELNKIFEGLNTLKEVLERQKE; encoded by the coding sequence ATGGAAGAAGTAAGCAATGGAATTAAAATACTTAAAATGTTAAAGCAGATAATGTATATTATAAAGCAAAAAATGAAGTATGAGTGTAAAGATTTGGATATAACAGGGCCGCAGGGCATACTAATGGGTATACTGACCCATTACGGGGAGATGAAGATAAGTGATATAAGTAAAAAGCTTGGGTTGTCAAATAGCACTGTTTCTGGTATTATTGACAGACTGGAAAAGCACGGTTTAGTTGAAAGGATAAGGAGTACCGAGGATAGAAGGGTTGTTTATGTGAGGGTAACACCAGACTTTAAAAAAACTTTTCAGAAGTATTTTAGTGAGGCAGAAAGGAGGTTTGAAGAAGCAATAAACAAAGCTACTCCTGAAGAACTTAACAAAATATTTGAAGGTTTAAATACATTAAAAGAGGTATTGGAGAGGCAAAAAGAGTGA
- a CDS encoding ABC transporter ATP-binding protein, whose protein sequence is MNEQNSNQQKQMPRQRGFGMGRGPGGMMRVGEKARDFKGTMKKLIRYLNAYKLSIIAVFIFAAASATFSIVGPKILSKAITKIFEGVMSKITGTGSGIDFDYIGRIVLILLGLYLLSALFGYLQGWIMSGVSMKITYQFRKEISEKINRMPLRYFESTNQGEVLSRITNDVDTIGQTLNQSLTQIITSVTTIVGVLIMMLSISWLMTIIALGIIPLSALFVTIIVKYSQIYFKEQQDYLGHVNGHVEEMYGGHNIVKAFNGEKKSIEKFNVLNDMLYTVAWKSQFLTGMMMPIMNVIGNLGYVAVTVLGGWLVIKKTIEIGDIQAFIQYVRSFTQPIAQIANISNILQQTAACAERIFEFLDEEEETPDNPNPVKLDTVKGSVEFRHVHFGYNPDKIVINDFSAHIKPGQKVAIVGPTGAGKTTIVKLLMRFYDVNEGAILIDGHDIREFTREDLRSMFGMVLQDTWLYNGTIMENIRYGRLDATDEEVIAAAKAAHVDSFVHTLPGGYNMVLNEETTNISQGQKQLLTIARAILKDPKILILDEATSSVDTLTEVQIQKAMDYLMKGRTSFIIAHRLSTIRDADLILVMNHGDIVEQGTHEELLAKGGFYASLYNSQFEGDELAS, encoded by the coding sequence ATGAACGAGCAAAATAGCAATCAGCAAAAACAAATGCCCAGGCAACGAGGTTTTGGAATGGGTCGCGGTCCCGGCGGCATGATGCGGGTAGGAGAAAAGGCCCGCGATTTCAAGGGTACTATGAAAAAGTTGATACGATATTTAAATGCTTATAAATTATCTATAATTGCTGTGTTTATATTTGCAGCAGCCAGTGCTACATTTTCCATAGTAGGTCCTAAGATATTAAGCAAGGCAATAACAAAAATCTTTGAAGGTGTGATGAGTAAGATTACAGGAACAGGTAGTGGCATAGATTTTGATTATATCGGAAGGATAGTCTTGATTCTCCTGGGATTGTATTTACTAAGTGCGTTATTTGGTTATTTACAGGGCTGGATCATGTCTGGCGTTTCTATGAAGATTACTTATCAGTTCAGAAAAGAAATATCAGAAAAAATTAACCGTATGCCCTTAAGATATTTTGAGAGCACCAACCAGGGAGAGGTGTTGTCTCGAATTACAAACGATGTGGATACCATAGGCCAGACACTTAACCAGAGTTTAACTCAAATAATTACTTCAGTTACCACAATAGTTGGGGTATTGATTATGATGCTCAGCATAAGCTGGCTTATGACAATTATCGCCCTGGGTATAATCCCGCTATCTGCATTGTTTGTCACTATCATAGTAAAGTATTCTCAAATTTACTTTAAAGAACAACAGGACTATTTAGGACATGTAAATGGTCATGTAGAGGAGATGTACGGCGGTCATAATATAGTTAAAGCCTTTAATGGTGAGAAAAAGAGCATAGAGAAGTTTAACGTATTAAACGATATGCTTTATACCGTTGCATGGAAATCACAGTTTTTAACAGGTATGATGATGCCTATTATGAACGTTATAGGCAACCTTGGCTATGTTGCAGTAACGGTTTTAGGAGGATGGCTTGTAATCAAGAAGACGATAGAAATCGGGGATATTCAGGCATTCATACAATATGTGCGTTCTTTTACACAGCCAATTGCACAGATTGCAAATATTTCCAATATACTGCAACAGACTGCTGCCTGTGCTGAGCGTATATTCGAGTTTTTAGATGAAGAAGAAGAAACCCCGGACAATCCCAATCCCGTAAAACTGGATACTGTTAAAGGCAGTGTTGAATTTAGACATGTTCATTTTGGCTATAATCCTGATAAAATCGTAATTAATGACTTTTCAGCTCATATTAAACCGGGGCAAAAAGTCGCGATTGTAGGTCCTACCGGTGCAGGTAAAACTACCATAGTTAAGCTTCTTATGCGTTTCTATGATGTGAATGAAGGTGCAATTTTGATCGATGGTCACGACATAAGGGAATTTACCCGCGAGGATTTGCGTTCGATGTTTGGCATGGTTTTACAGGATACATGGCTTTATAACGGTACTATCATGGAAAATATACGGTATGGGCGCCTTGATGCAACAGATGAAGAAGTTATAGCAGCTGCAAAGGCTGCTCATGTGGACAGCTTTGTACACACACTGCCCGGTGGTTATAATATGGTATTAAATGAAGAGACTACAAATATTTCCCAGGGTCAAAAGCAGCTACTTACTATAGCAAGAGCCATACTCAAAGACCCTAAAATCCTTATTCTTGATGAAGCTACAAGCTCTGTAGATACCCTTACTGAAGTTCAAATACAAAAGGCTATGGACTATCTCATGAAGGGCCGTACAAGCTTTATAATTGCTCACCGCCTGTCTACAATACGCGATGCTGATTTGATACTTGTCATGAACCATGGGGATATTGTAGAACAGGGTACCCATGAAGAGCTTCTTGCAAAAGGCGGATTTTATGCAAGCCTTTATAACAGCCAGTTTGAGGGAGATGAGCTGGCAAGCTGA
- a CDS encoding ABC transporter permease: MQKLSLTMTGILKKTLFYIMLIVIWELAYKLGVDFLKVWKPYTFPSPLSVFSTLMSLIADNSIGVAVLASMKRLILGYFISLAIGTAIGLIMVRFKYLDENLNPIILGLQTLPSVCWLPFAILWYGLSESAIIFVIAIGSTFAIAMSIVSGIKNINPLYIRAAKTMGANGIKIYSNVIIPASLPSVVSGMKQGWSFAWRSLIAGEMLYATKGLGQILIVGRDLADMNQVVAVMIVIIVLGFMVDNLIFGKVEEKIRYRWGLDRT, translated from the coding sequence TTGCAAAAGCTGAGTTTGACGATGACTGGGATATTAAAAAAGACGCTGTTTTATATAATGCTGATAGTAATCTGGGAATTGGCTTATAAGCTTGGAGTTGATTTCCTAAAAGTCTGGAAGCCTTACACATTCCCCTCACCCCTTTCCGTATTCAGCACTCTGATGAGCCTTATAGCCGATAACAGTATTGGCGTTGCGGTGCTGGCTAGCATGAAAAGACTTATCCTAGGCTATTTTATTTCACTGGCAATAGGTACTGCCATTGGCTTAATTATGGTGCGCTTTAAATACCTTGACGAAAACCTAAACCCAATAATATTGGGACTTCAAACCCTGCCAAGCGTTTGCTGGCTACCTTTTGCTATACTGTGGTACGGCTTAAGTGAAAGTGCAATCATTTTCGTAATAGCTATAGGCTCTACTTTTGCTATCGCTATGTCCATCGTATCGGGAATCAAAAACATAAACCCTCTATACATCAGAGCCGCTAAGACCATGGGAGCGAATGGAATTAAAATATACTCCAACGTAATTATACCGGCCAGTTTACCCAGCGTAGTCTCAGGGATGAAACAGGGATGGTCTTTTGCGTGGAGGTCCCTTATAGCCGGTGAAATGCTTTACGCCACCAAGGGATTAGGACAGATCCTTATAGTGGGAAGAGATCTGGCGGATATGAACCAGGTTGTGGCAGTAATGATAGTAATAATTGTGCTGGGATTTATGGTTGACAATTTGATTTTTGGAAAAGTTGAGGAAAAAATAAGGTACAGGTGGGGCCTTGATAGGACATAA
- a CDS encoding ABC transporter ATP-binding protein — translation MLSLKISNVSKSFINKQGKNHVLYNINLEIKSGEFICLLGPSGCGKSTLLNIIAGLEKPSEGSIFLNGTEVKEAGPDRAVMFQESALFPWLKVIDNVEFGMKMAGIPKTVRREKALKYLKMVHLTRFQNSLVHELSGGMKQRVALARALTLDSEVLLMDEPFAALDSQTKNILLLELQRIWLETKKTIIFVTHNIEEAVLLADRIIVMAANPGRIKKIYNVQLARPRQSGSLDVAYIVADVMRELKEEVEKVAKAEFDDDWDIKKDAVLYNADSNLGIGL, via the coding sequence ATGTTGAGTTTAAAAATCTCCAATGTCAGTAAAAGTTTTATAAACAAGCAGGGAAAAAATCACGTTCTGTACAACATTAACCTTGAAATAAAATCAGGTGAGTTTATATGCTTGCTGGGCCCTTCAGGATGCGGCAAATCAACTCTTCTTAATATTATAGCTGGTTTGGAAAAACCTTCAGAAGGCAGTATTTTTTTAAATGGAACTGAAGTAAAAGAAGCAGGACCAGACAGGGCAGTCATGTTTCAGGAATCAGCCCTTTTCCCCTGGCTTAAGGTCATCGATAATGTAGAGTTTGGCATGAAAATGGCGGGAATCCCAAAAACAGTGAGAAGAGAAAAGGCGCTAAAATACCTTAAAATGGTTCACCTTACCAGATTTCAGAACTCACTGGTACACGAGCTGTCAGGAGGCATGAAGCAGAGGGTCGCCCTTGCCAGGGCATTGACCCTGGACTCTGAGGTGCTGTTAATGGATGAGCCTTTCGCTGCCCTTGACAGCCAGACAAAAAATATATTATTGCTAGAACTGCAGCGCATCTGGTTGGAGACCAAAAAGACCATAATATTCGTAACCCACAACATAGAGGAAGCAGTACTGCTTGCAGACAGAATTATTGTAATGGCTGCCAATCCAGGAAGAATAAAAAAGATATACAATGTACAGCTGGCAAGACCAAGGCAATCGGGAAGTCTGGATGTGGCGTATATAGTAGCTGACGTAATGAGAGAATTGAAAGAAGAGGTGGAAAAGGTTGCAAAAGCTGAGTTTGACGATGACTGGGATATTAAAAAAGACGCTGTTTTATATAATGCTGATAGTAATCTGGGAATTGGCTTATAA
- a CDS encoding aliphatic sulfonate ABC transporter substrate-binding protein, whose amino-acid sequence MYHIKVLKTLSVISLLFVIIAFTTACNAKTQSKNTAVRIGFFPNITHSQALIGKAQDQFQKALGEKNKIEWKQFNAGPAEIEAMLSGQIDIGYIGPGPAINGYARSKGEIQIIAGAADAGAILISRKDLKINSVKELSGKKIAIPQFGNTQDLCLRAILKKNGLKDTTKGGTVEIVQAENPDIEVLLDRGEIDAALVPEPWGSRMIKEVNANVVLDYDRILNSGNYATAVVIARKEFIKEHPDIVEKFLKTHVELTDFINNNKDKAKEIVNNQLNELTKKPLSEDVLTSSFNRLKITYDPERNSVIDFVNISLETGFLKQKPDLKELFNLDILNKILNEEGKQQIK is encoded by the coding sequence ATGTACCATATTAAGGTTTTAAAAACCTTGTCTGTTATATCGTTGCTCTTTGTGATAATAGCTTTTACCACAGCATGCAATGCAAAAACACAAAGCAAAAATACAGCTGTAAGAATTGGTTTTTTCCCCAACATAACGCACTCACAGGCACTGATAGGAAAAGCCCAAGACCAATTTCAAAAAGCATTGGGGGAGAAAAACAAGATTGAATGGAAGCAGTTTAACGCAGGCCCCGCAGAAATAGAGGCGATGCTCTCGGGACAAATAGACATAGGGTACATAGGACCCGGACCGGCAATAAATGGATATGCCAGGTCAAAGGGTGAGATCCAGATAATTGCAGGGGCTGCAGATGCAGGAGCTATTCTGATCTCCAGAAAAGACCTCAAAATCAATAGTGTCAAAGAATTAAGCGGAAAAAAGATCGCCATCCCTCAGTTTGGAAATACTCAGGATTTATGTTTAAGAGCCATCCTCAAAAAAAATGGACTGAAGGACACAACCAAAGGTGGAACAGTTGAGATCGTACAAGCTGAAAACCCCGACATAGAGGTTTTGCTGGACAGAGGAGAGATAGACGCCGCTCTGGTGCCAGAACCATGGGGTTCAAGGATGATAAAAGAAGTAAATGCCAACGTAGTCCTGGACTACGACAGGATATTAAATAGCGGAAATTATGCCACTGCTGTAGTAATAGCAAGAAAGGAGTTCATAAAAGAACACCCGGATATAGTGGAGAAGTTTTTAAAAACCCATGTGGAATTGACCGACTTTATAAATAACAATAAGGATAAGGCAAAAGAGATTGTAAACAACCAATTAAATGAATTGACAAAAAAGCCTTTATCAGAAGACGTACTCACCAGCTCATTTAACAGGCTCAAGATAACTTATGATCCTGAAAGAAACTCCGTGATAGACTTTGTAAATATTTCACTGGAAACCGGCTTTTTAAAGCAAAAACCTGATCTTAAGGAGCTTTTTAATCTAGATATACTGAACAAGATCTTAAATGAAGAAGGCAAGCAGCAGATTAAATAA
- a CDS encoding undecaprenyl-diphosphatase, translating into MNINLIGLHLINDFAGHIKWLDYLMIFFAVYSPFIYAGFLILQWLVGNDRDKKVAINSALAGFLALLFNLIISAFFYEPRPFVEHKVVQLIKHPADASFPSDHSSLSSSVSFTEMLYNKVIGSLMIAFSIGVMISRVYVGVHYPGDVLGGLAVGFISSRILKNIDKYIEPLENKVISIYRRIAKNNI; encoded by the coding sequence TTGAACATTAATTTAATCGGGCTGCACCTCATAAACGATTTTGCTGGGCATATTAAATGGCTGGATTATTTGATGATCTTTTTTGCTGTGTATTCACCATTTATATATGCTGGTTTTCTGATTTTGCAGTGGCTTGTGGGCAATGATAGAGATAAAAAAGTTGCTATTAATTCTGCATTAGCAGGATTTCTTGCACTATTATTTAATTTGATTATATCTGCATTTTTTTATGAACCGAGACCGTTTGTTGAGCATAAAGTGGTTCAACTGATAAAACACCCGGCAGATGCGTCATTTCCCAGTGACCACTCATCACTTTCCAGTTCAGTGTCATTTACTGAAATGCTGTACAATAAGGTCATCGGTAGTTTAATGATCGCTTTTTCTATAGGTGTAATGATATCCAGGGTTTATGTGGGGGTCCATTACCCTGGCGATGTATTAGGCGGATTGGCAGTTGGCTTTATCAGCAGTCGTATTTTAAAGAATATTGACAAATACATTGAACCGCTGGAAAATAAAGTAATTTCCATATACAGAAGAATTGCAAAAAATAATATATGA
- a CDS encoding response regulator transcription factor: MGNSILLVEDDKMIARFVELELQHEGFSVDIANDGIEGYNKLTTNIYDLAILDIMLPGMDGIQLLKKTREFSNIPIILLTAKDEVSDKVMGLDSGADDYVTKPFAIEELLARIRVLLRKNKKQEDENSYKVADLVLNTATREVTRGNKNVPLTKTEFELLLFLLKNKNIVLSRERILNEVWGYDYIGDTNIVDVYIRYLRSKIDDGYDVKLIQTVRGVGYVIKEHK; the protein is encoded by the coding sequence ATGGGTAATAGCATTTTGCTAGTCGAGGACGATAAAATGATAGCCAGGTTTGTGGAGCTGGAATTGCAACATGAGGGATTTAGTGTGGATATAGCCAATGATGGCATTGAAGGATATAACAAATTAACCACAAATATATATGATCTGGCGATACTGGATATAATGCTACCAGGCATGGATGGCATACAATTATTAAAGAAGACGCGAGAATTTTCCAATATCCCGATAATATTATTGACAGCCAAAGATGAGGTATCAGATAAGGTAATGGGACTGGATTCCGGTGCTGATGATTATGTAACAAAGCCCTTTGCCATAGAAGAATTGTTGGCAAGAATAAGAGTGCTTTTGAGAAAAAATAAAAAGCAGGAGGACGAGAATAGTTATAAAGTGGCAGATCTTGTATTAAACACAGCAACACGGGAAGTGACAAGAGGAAATAAGAATGTGCCGCTTACTAAAACAGAGTTTGAATTATTACTTTTTTTGCTAAAAAATAAAAATATAGTTTTGTCCAGGGAGAGAATACTCAATGAAGTATGGGGATATGATTATATTGGCGATACAAATATTGTAGATGTGTATATAAGGTATTTAAGGAGTAAAATAGATGACGGGTATGATGTAAAATTGATACAGACTGTCAGAGGCGTTGGGTATGTGATAAAGGAGCATAAATAA